The following are encoded in a window of Impatiens glandulifera chromosome 5, dImpGla2.1, whole genome shotgun sequence genomic DNA:
- the LOC124940182 gene encoding hydroquinone glucosyltransferase-like — translation MAIIPHLVMAPSVGMGHLIPQVEIAKRLVQLHGFSVTFLIPGDGPPSTSQKAFLDSLPEKMDHILLPPVNLDDLPPETKIESRICLINSRSQTHLKDALKTLIVEKPVVALITDLFGTECFYIAEELMIPAYLFFPSTAMVLSLFLYLPQLDREVECEFRDMGEPVRIPGCVPIHGSVLLDPFQDRKDDVYKHFLEQAKRYRMARGILVNSFEELESGALKALCESEPGKPPVYPVGPLIKIGSSIWKDDKTGCLSFLESQPDKSVLFVSFGSGGTLNYTEFIELALGLELSGERFIWVIRCPNETSDAAYLGGGSQDDPLSFLPVGYLERVKGRGFLLPSWAPQAEILEHRSTGGFLTHCGWNSILESVAKGVPMIACPLYAEQKMNSVTVTNAVKVGLGFRVIEKEEIGRVVKSLMGGEEGKEARVRVEELKESTLKALGLEGSSAKALANVAVEWKSYLNLSTNDENIIIK, via the coding sequence CTGTAGGAATGGGACATCTCATTCCACAAGTGGAAATCGCAAAACGCCTTGTCCAATTACACGGCTTTTCCGTCACCTTCTTAATTCCCGGCGACGGCCCTCCTTCTACCTCCCAGAAAGCCTTTCTTGACTCCCTACCGGAGAAAATGGATCACATCCTCCTTCCTCCGGTTAACTTGGACGACCTTCCACCGGAAACAAAGATAGAATCCCGAATCTGTCTCATCAATTCCAGATCCCAAACCCATCTCAAAGATGCTCTAAAAACATTGATCGTTGAGAAGCCCGTCGTCGCCTTGATCACCGATCTTTTCGGCACCGAATGTTTTTACATCGCTGAGGAATTGATGATTCCGGCGTATCTCTTTTTCCCGTCAACTGCAATGGTTCTTTCTCTGTTCCTCTATTTACCCCAGCTCGACAGGGAAGTAGAATGTGAATTTAGGGATATGGGTGAACCGGTTCGGATCCCGGGTTGTGTCCCGATTCACGGGAGTGTTCTTCTTGACCCGTTTCAGGACCGGAAAGACGATGTTTACAAACATTTTCTCGAGCAGGCTAAGCGGTATAGAATGGCCAGGGGTATTCTTGTAAATTCATTTGAAGAGTTGGAAAGCGGGGCATTGAAGGCTCTTTGTGAATCCGAACCCGGAAAACCACCCGTTTACCCGGTGGGTCCATTGATTAAGATTGGTTCGAGTATTTGGAAAGATGATAAAACGGGTTGTTTGAGTTTTTTAGAAAGTCAACCTGACAAGTCTGTTTTATTTGTATCTTTTGGAAGTGGAGGAACTTTGAATTACACTGAATTCATAGAGCTGGCATTGGGCTTGGAATTGAGTGGTGAACGGTTTATTTGGGTTATTCGTTGCCCTAATGAAACGAGCGACGCGGCTTACTTGGGTGGGGGAAGCCAAGACGACCCATTGTCATTCCTACCGGTTGGATACTTGGAACGGGTTAAGGGTCGCGGGTTTCTACTACCATCATGGGCTCCCCAAGCCGAGATCTTGGAACATAGATCCACGGGTGGTTTCTTGACTCATTGCGGGTGGAATTCGATTCTCGAGAGCGTGGCTAAAGGAGTTCCGATGATCGCTTGCCCGCTCTACGCCGAGCAAAAGATGAACTCGGTCACGGTGACAAATGCTGTGAAGGTGGGGCTGGGGTTTAGAGTTATTGAGAAAGAGGAGATTGGTCGAGTCGTGAAAAGTTTAATGGGAGGGGAAGAAGGGAAAGAGGCTAGGGTTCGAGTGGAGGAGCTTAAGGAATCCACTTTGAAGGCTCTAGGTCTAGAGGGCTCGTCGGCTAAAGCACTTGCGAATGTTGCGGTTGAATGGAAAAGTTATCTGAACTTGTCAACTAATGAtgagaatattattattaagtga